The segment CTTTCTCTTCGAGCGCCCGCGCTTGGACCTCGATGTCGGTCAGCCTAGCCTCGGCGTCGCGAATGAGCGACTCCTTCTCGGCGAGTTGCTTGCCCGTAAGCTCGAACTGCCGATCGAACTCGGCCTGCGCGAGCCGAAGGTCTTCCCGTGCCTGGGTCTTCTCCGTGTCCAGCCTGCGCGCTTCTCGCGTCAACGAATCGACTTCCGCATTCACCTTGCTGAGTTGGGTGTTGTACGAAACGATGTCGCGCTTGAGAACCCTCAAGTTGCTGGCGAAGACTCCGTTCTCCTGCTGCAACCGGCCGGACTGAGTGCGCAGCGAAGCCAGCGTCGATTGAACGCGGTTGACGGTGGATTGGAGTGAACCGAGTCGCGCTCGTAGCGCTCCGCCTTGAGTCTGAAGCTCCTTGATTCGTGCTTGGCGCTGACCAAGGTCGGTGCGGGCGGTCTTGAGTTGCTTCTCAGCGGCGATCCGCTGCGCCTCGATCTGGTCTGCGGTGCGTTGGAGCTTGGTCAAATCTGACTTGGCCGCGCTCAGATCGCTCTTGGCAGTGACCAGCCCGGCTTGAACCCGATCTCGCTCGGAGATGAGTTGCGAGCCTTCGCGCAAGATGGTCCGAAGGTCTTGACTCGAGAACGCGAGCATCGCAGTCGTGATCAGCGGAATCAGGAAGCCAGCCAAGGTGATGAAGACGGTGGCAGTGTGCTTGGGTCGCATCCGAAAGATGGAAAGCCGCTTCTTGCCGATGGCGCGCCCCATGTTATCGGCCAGCAATGCCACGACTGCGCCGACGAAGCAGAAGACCAAGATCAGGCCAGCGCTTACTATGTTCATGGGTTAGGCATTCTTCCTCTGAATAGTGAACAGCGCGACGGCCAGTCCAATTCCCAGCGGCAAGAAACTGGCCAACCACGCGGGAATCGCTCCGCCGCGCGCCCAAATCGACATGAAATTGGTGAGCAGCAGGTAGCCGAAGATGATAATAACGCTGAGCCAAAAGCCAACCGCCGCGCCGGTGCGGTGGTTGCGGATGCCCAGCGGAGCGCCGACCAGCGCGTAAATGAGTGCGGCGAGCGGGATGGCGATCTTGTTCCAGTAGCCGAACTCAAGATTCGCCACGGTATCGGCTGGGGCATTGATCTTTCGCTGATTTTCGATTTGGCGGCTGATCTCACGCATGCTCAGGGAATCAAG is part of the Chthonomonas sp. genome and harbors:
- a CDS encoding DUF3084 domain-containing protein gives rise to the protein MNIVSAGLILVFCFVGAVVALLADNMGRAIGKKRLSIFRMRPKHTATVFITLAGFLIPLITTAMLAFSSQDLRTILREGSQLISERDRVQAGLVTAKSDLSAAKSDLTKLQRTADQIEAQRIAAEKQLKTARTDLGQRQARIKELQTQGGALRARLGSLQSTVNRVQSTLASLRTQSGRLQQENGVFASNLRVLKRDIVSYNTQLSKVNAEVDSLTREARRLDTEKTQAREDLRLAQAEFDRQFELTGKQLAEKESLIRDAEARLTDIEVQARALEEKARQLRENAGVARVGGLIYSMNDEVVRRELPAAMTYPEADAAIAEALRSAAKSARERGAADSILYKAADFHTIGEGERLVTPERQRTFLREEMVRQSEPMVLILSAVWNSFKGESVPLRYSLRANRVIYQPGAIIAETRIEGDRSEREVLDTMTQWLATQLPFVLDRDGVIPVAGRGDPFGQVSQARVLELAQEIRAQNRRIRLQVLASGAIRSAGPVRFELRLR